GGTGGTACAGTAATAGCAGCAGGTACTTGGTTATATAACAAAGTTGTTGATTGGTTTGAAGCTAGAGCGTTTAATAAATCAGCAGAAAAAGCTGTAAATAGTTGTAATAGTAATAAAATACATCATATAATGAAAGCAAAACATAATTGGAATAAGTTTAAGAAAGATCCAAAATGGAGTGATGTTGCTCCCATTCTTATTAAGGTTTTAAAGGATGGAGCAGAAACTTGGGAAAAGAACAATCAATATATTCGTACACTTACCTATAAAGGTGAAACTGTAGTTGTTAGATTTATTAAAGACGCAGAAGGACTTGTTAAATATATTAGCACTGCATGGTGTAAATAATATTATT
Above is a genomic segment from Caldisalinibacter kiritimatiensis containing:
- a CDS encoding polymorphic toxin type 35 domain-containing protein; this translates as GGTVIAAGTWLYNKVVDWFEARAFNKSAEKAVNSCNSNKIHHIMKAKHNWNKFKKDPKWSDVAPILIKVLKDGAETWEKNNQYIRTLTYKGETVVVRFIKDAEGLVKYISTAWCK